Proteins encoded in a region of the Loxodonta africana isolate mLoxAfr1 chromosome 22, mLoxAfr1.hap2, whole genome shotgun sequence genome:
- the HTR5A gene encoding 5-hydroxytryptamine receptor 5A, which yields MDLPVNLSYFFLSTPSALETNGSLGAEDLRPSPPFLSVFGVLVLTLLGSLVAATFAWNLLVLTTILRVRTFHRVPHNLVASMAISDVLVAALVMPLSLVHELSGRRWQLGRRLCQLWIACDVLCCTASIWNVTAIALDRYWSITRHLEYTLRARKRVSNIMIALTWALSAVISLAPLLFGWGETYSEGSEECQVSREPSYTVFSTVGAFYLPLCVVLFVYWKIYKAAKFRVGSRKTNSVSPAAEAVEVKDPAQQPQMVFAVRRATVTFQTEGDTWREQKEQKAALMVGILIGVFVLCWIPFFITELISPLCSCDIPAIWKSIFLWLGYSNSFFNPLIYTAFNKNYNSAFKNFFSRQH from the exons ATGGATTTGCCTGTGAACCTAAGCTACTTTTTTCTCTCCACCCCCTCCGCCTTGGAGACCAACGGCAGCCTAGGCGCAGAAGATTTGCGGCCCAGCCCGCCCTTTCTCTCCGTCTTCGGTGTGCTAGTTCTGACCTTGCTGGGCTCTCTGGTGGCGGCGACGTTCGCCTGGAACTTGCTGGTGCTGACGACCATCCTGCGTGTGCGCACCTTCCACCGCGTGCCGCACAACCTGGTGGCGTCCATGGCCATCTCAGACGTGCTGGTGGCCGCGCTGGTCATGCCACTGAGCCTGGTGCACGAGCTCTCGGGGCGCCGCTGGCAGCTGGGCCGGCGGCTGTGCCAGCTGTGGATCGCGTGCGACGTGCTCTGCTGCACCGCCAGCATCTGGAACGTGACGGCCATTGCACTGGACCGCTACTGGTCCATCACCCGGCACCTGGAGTACACGCTCCGCGCCCGCAAGCGGGTCTCCAACATTATGATTGCACTCACCTGGGCACTCTCCGCCGTCATCTCCCTGGCCCCGCTGCTCTTCGGCTGGGGGGAGACCTACTCTGAGGGCAGCGAAGAGTGCCAAGTGAGTCGCGAACCATCCTACACCGTTTTTTCCACCGTGGGCGCCTTCTACCTGCCGCTCTGCGTGGTGCTTTTCGTGTACTGGAAGATCTACAAAGCTGCCAAGTTCCGCGTGGGCTCCAGGAAGACTAACAGCGTCTCACCCGCGGCCGAAGCTGTGGAG GTGAAGGACCCTGCTCAGCAGCCCCAGATGGTATTCGCTGTCCGCCGTGCTACCGTCACCTTCCAGACAGAAGGGGACACATGGAGGGAACAGAAAGAGCAGAAAGCTGCCTTAATGGTGGGCATCCTCATCGGGGTGTTTGTACTCTGCTGGATCCCCTTTTTCATCACCGAGCTCATCAGTCCCCTCTGCTCATGTGATATCCCTGCCATCTGGAAAAGCATTTTCCTTTGGCTTGGCTACTCCAATTCCTTTTTTAACCCTCTGATCTACACAGCTTTCAACAAGAACTACAATAGCGCCTTTAAGAACTTCTTTTCCAGGCAACACTGA